The region GTGAGCAGGATGCCAATCACTGCAACCAGAATTGCCGCGACTGTTTTCATTGCCAGAGTATCAACGCGGTTGCCTCTGTGCTGAACACCGAAATCGATACCCCCGATCTGCACTATTCGCTTCCCCTGCACGGGACCGCTGACGGCTTGCCCCCGAGCGGTCAATTCCGACCTCCCCGAAACCTCATCTGACGTTGACACCCTTCACGGGTGTACTTTGCTGTCGTTATGCCGATGCGAGGCATCGGTATGGAATCAGATGATGAGGTGTCACCATGTTACGTCTATTTATGTTGTGCGGTGTCGTACTGGCGACATTGACAGCCCGGCCGCTGTTGGCGGCGTCAACGTTGACACTCGAGGAGTCGATTCGGCTGGCGCTGGACAATGATCCCGGGTTTCGAATTAACGAAGCCAGAAGCGCGGCCCTGAAGGAACAGGCGGTCGCCGATAACGCCCTGCCCGATCCCAAGCTGAAGCTGGGGCTGATGAATTTTCCCACCGACACGTTCAAACGGGATCAGGAACCGATGACCCAGGTACAGGTGGGCATCCAGCAGATGTTTCCGGCGGGAGACTCGCTCAAATACCAATCCCAACGCACCCTCTCCCGTTCACGGGTGCAGCAACATCGATCGGAGGATCAACGTCGGCAACTGGTGCGTGACGTACGTCAGGCCTGGCTGGAATGGTATTACTGGCATCGGGCACAAAAAGTGGTGCAGGAGAACCGTAATCTGTACCGCAGCCTGGTACGGGTGACCGAATCTCAGTATGCCGCCGGGCGGCAACAGCAGCAGGATGTGATCCGCGCGGAGCTCGAACTGGGGTTACTGGATGATCGCCTGGTGGATATTCGCAATCAGATGGAAGAAGCCTGGGCGACGCTGGCGCGCTATCTGGGCGACACGCCCGACGCCATGAGCCCGCCGCAACCGTTCCCCGAACTGCCTCGTCCGCAATCGCCCCGGCTCGATGAGCATCCGCAGATTCAGGCCGCCCGCGCCGAGGTGGACGCGGAACAAAACGGGGTTTCCCTGGCGCGTCAGTCGTACAAACCCTCCTGGATGCTGGATGTGACCTATGGCGGACGCGACGGGTTGAACCCCGACGGCAGCGGGCGCAGCGATTTTCTCTCCGCCATGGTGCTGATGGATATTCCGCTGTTTACCGATAATTACCAGGACCGCAAGGTGGCTGCCGGCAAGCAGCAATTACAGGGCGCACTTTACAGTCTCAAGGATCGCCAACGAGAACTGAACCGGCAATGGCAGGCGAGCCATACCCGCTGGAACAATCTGGCCGATCGTCTGGCCCGTTATCAGGACCGCTTGTTACCCATGGCGCGGGAAAACGCCCGGAGCGCCCTGCAGGGTTATCAAAGCCGCGATGCGGAATTCACTGCCCTGATGCGGGCCCGCATTATGCAACTGGACACCGAACTCAAGGCACTGCGCCTGCGTACCGATCACGCCAGGGCGCAGGCGCAGTTACTCTATCTTGCAGGAGTCACACAATGAAACTGATGAAAGGATTACTGATTCTTGGGTTGGGGCTGGCACTGGCCGCCTGTGGTGACGACAAGACCAGCTCGGACACCGGTTCCGAAGCAACGGGACAACAGGAAACCGCGCTGGAGCATGCAAAGAAGCACACCGATCCCAACTATGTCTGTCCCATGCACCCGCAGATTATTCGGGATGAGCCGGGCAACTGTCCGATCTGTGGCATGGATCTGGTCGAAAAAGAGCAGGATGACGCGAGTGAGGACGAAGGCGAGAAGGAGATCCTCTATTACCGCCATCCACACAATCCCTCGATTACCTCCAAAGAGCCGAAAAAAGACGAGATGGGGATGGACTTTGTCCCGGTCTATGATGATGGCGGCGGCAGCTCGGTGAAAATATCCCCGGCCGTGATCAACAACATGGGTGTGCGTACCGCCAAAGCCGAGCGCGATACCCTGTGGCGCAAGATCGATACGGTCGGCTATGTCGCCTATGACGAAAGCCTGATCTCGCATATTCATCTGCGAACGCAGGGCTGGATCGAAAAGCTCTATGTCGAAGCCGAGGGCGAACGAGTCGAAAAAGGTCAGCTGCTTTACGAGGTATATGCCCCGGAGCTGGTCAATGCGCAGGAAGAGTATGTTCAGGCCCTGGACAGCGGGCGTAAATCGCTGATTCGCGCCTCCCGGGAACGGCTGGTGGCGCTGGGCATCGGTAACGAACAAATTGACAAGCTGCGCCAGACCCGTCAGGTGAGCCAGTATGTCAAAGGTTACGCCACGCAGGACGGTATTGTAGCCAACCTTGGTGTGCGTGAAGGCATGTATGTCAAGCCACAGGCCGAGGTGATGGCGCTGGCGGATCTCTCTTCTGTCTGGATTCAGGCCGAAGTGTTCGAAAGCCAGGTGGACTGGGTCGAAGCGGGCCAGCCGGCCGATGTCAGCCTCTCCTATTTCCCCGGTCGCACCTGGGAAGGCGAAGTGGAATACGTCTACCCGAGCCTTAATCCCAAAACCCGCACCCTGCGGGTACGCCTGCGCTTTGACAATCCCGATCAAACCCTCAAGCCCAACATGTTCGCCGATATCAGTATTTACGGCGGACCGAAGCGGGATACCGTGGTGATTCCACAAGAGGCCTTGATCCGCGGCGGAGACGAAGATCGGGTGATCCTGGCACTGGAGGAAGGTCGCTTCCGGCCCCGGACCGTGGTCGCCGGCATGGCCTCGGGTGACCGGGTCGAGATCAAACATGGGCTGAAAGCCGGTGAGCGGGTTGTAACCTCGGGACAGTTCCTGATCGATTCGGAAGCCAGCCTCAAGGCCAGCATCAAACGCATGACATCACCGGCAGACGAGACTGCCGCAGAAAGTACATCAGCCTCGTCAACGATCACCGGCACCGGCGTGTTGCATGAGCTGGAGCCGGAAGCAAACAGCGTCAACATGAGCCACGATCCGATTCCCGCAATCGACTGGCCGGCAATGACCATGTCGTTCAGGGTCAAACCCGATGTCGACCTCGAACCATTCAGCCCCGATGACAAAGTCGAATTCGATCTCGAAAAAGGCGACGACGGCTATGTCATCAAGGCCATGCGTAAGCGAAAAGAGTAAAGAATAACCACCAAGACACAAAGACACCAAGGAGAAAAAAATGGAATTTATAAAGGTATCGTCTGAGGTTGACAAGATTGCGAAGGAAGTTGTTGATAGTGCATTTCATGTCCACAAATCGCTTGGTCCGGGGTTGCTCGAATCAGTTTATGAAGCATGTATGTTGCACGAGCTTCAAAAACGCGGAATGAAAGTGGAAAGCCAGAAAACTATCTCGGTTATCTATGATGGATTAAAAATAGATGCAGGGTTACGGCTTGATTTGCTTGTTGAAGATGAGGTTGTAGTTGAATTGAAGTCTGTAGAGACAATTTTGCCAGTTCATGACTCGCAACTATTGAGTTATCTGAAGCTGGCGAATAAACGGCTTGGTCTGCTGATCAATTTCAATGTGCCTGTCATAAAAGATGGGATCAGAAGAAGAATATTATAACTGTCTTGGTGCCTTGGTGCCTTGGTGCCTTGGCGTCTTGGTGGTGAGATTTTTGGAGCTTCAAAATGATTGAACGAATTATCGACTGGTCGCTGCGCAACCGTTTTCTGGTGTTGTTGCTGACGGTGATCCTGTGCGGCTGGGGCTGGTTCGCGGTGAAGAACACGCCGCTGGATGCGATTCCGGATCTGTCGGATGTGCAGGTGATTATCAAGACCACCTATCCGGGCCAGGCGCCGCGGGTGGTGGAGGATCAGGTGACCTATCCGTTGACCACGGCGATGCTCTCCGTGCCGGGGGCGAAGACGGTGCGGGGTTATTCCATGTTCGGGGATTCGTTTGTGTATATCCTGTTCGAGGACGGGACCGATCCCTACTGGGCCCGATCGCGGGTACTGGAATATCTGAGTCAGGTCGAGGCACGATTACCCGAACAGGCGCGTCCGGCACTGGGGCCCGATGCCACCGGGGTGGGCTGGATCTATGAATATGCCCTGGTGGATCGCACCGGCCAGCATGATCTGTCGCAGCTGCGTTCTCTGCAGGACTGGTTTTTGAAGTATGAGCTGCAGACGGTTTCCGGCGTGTCGGAAGTGGCGACGGTCGGCGGCATGGTCAAGCAGTACCAGGTGGTCCTCGATCCGGACAAACTGCGCGCCTACGATCTGCCACTGGCGAAAGTCCGCCAGGCCATCCGGCAGGGCAACCAGGAGGCCGGCGGCTCGGTGATCGAGATGGCCGAGGCTGAATACATGGTGCGGGCCACCGGCTACATCCAGAGCAAGGACGATCTCAAAAACATTCCCCTGGGTGTCAGTGAGCAGGGCACGCCGTTGTTGCTGGGGGATATAGCCGAAATCCGGCTGGGACCGCAGATGCGCCGCGGTATCGCGGAGCTGAACGGCGAGGGCGAGGTCGCCGGCGGTATTGTGGTGATGCGTTACGGCGAGAACGCCCTCAAGACCATCGAGGGCGTGAAGCACAAACTGGCACAGCTGCAAAACGGCCTGCCCGACGGCGTGGAGATCGTCGAGACCTATGATCGCTCCGCCCTGATCAACCGGGCGGTCGATAACCTGACCGGTAAATTGCTGGAAGAGTTTTTGATCGTCGCGCTGGTCTGTCTGGTGTTTCTGTTTCACCTGCGCTCGGCGCTGGTCGCCATCATCAGTCTGCCGATCGGGATCCTCGGGGCGTTTATCGTCATGTATCACCAGGGCATCAATGCCAACATTATGTCCCTGGGCGGGATCGCCATCGCCATTGGCGCCATGGTCGATGCGGCAATCGTGATGATCGAAAACGTGCACAAACACATCGAACGCGAGCCGCTGACTAACGAGAATCGCTGGCGCATTATCAGCGAGGCGACCCGCGAAGTCGGTCCGGCCCTGTTCTTCTCGCTGTTGATTATCACCCTCAGCTTTTTGCCGGTGTTCACACTCGAGGCGCAGGAAGGGCGCATGTTCGCGCCGCTGGCCTTTACCAAGACCTATGCCATGGCCGCGGCGGCCGGGTTGTCGATCACCCTGGTCCCGGTATTGATGGGCTACTTCATTCGCGGCCACATCCGCCCGGAGGAGAAAAACCCGGTCAACCGGATTTTGATCAAGGCGTATCAGCCTTTTATCCATACCGTACTGAACAAGCCCAAAAGCGTGCTCGGTATTGCCCTGCTGGTGGTGTTGATGACGATCTGGCCGGTAATGAACATCGGTTCGGAGTTCATGCCGGATCTGGACGAAGGGGATCTGATGTACATGCCGACGACCTTCCCCGGCCTGTCGATCGGCAAGGCGCAGGAGCTGCTGCAGCAGACCGATAAACTGATCATGAGCGTACCGGAGGTCGAGCGGGTCTTCGGCAAGATCGGCCGGGCCGAAACCGCCACCGATCCCGCACCTTTGACCATGATCGAAACCACCATCCAGCTCAAGCCGCGCAGTGAGTGGCGCGAGGGCATGACTACCGAAAAACTCAAACAGGAGTTGAACGATCGGGTGCAATTCCCCGGTCTGACCAACTCCTGGGTGATGCCGATCAAAACCCGGATCGACATGCTGGCGACCGGCATCAAGACGCCGGTGGGCGTCAAGGTCTCGGGGCCGGATTTGAACGTGATCCAGGAGATCGGCCAACAGATCGAAGAGGCGGTCATGCAGGTACCGGGCACCGTCTCGGCCTATTCGGAACGCACCGTCGGCGGCCGTTATGTGACGGTGGATATCGATCGACGGGCGGCTTCTCGGGTCGGTCTGAACATCGCCGATGTGCAAAATGTAGTGAGTACAGCCATAGGCGGTATGCAGGTCGACCAGACCGTGGAAGGGCTGGAACGTTATCCGATCAATTTACGTTATCCGCGGGAGGTTCGCGAATCGGTCGACAAGCTGCGCGATCTGCCGGTGATTACCAAGCAGGGCGCCCGGATTCCGTTGTCCGAAGTGGCGGATATTCGTGTCGAGACGGGTCCGGCCATGATCAAAAGCGAAAATGCGCGGCCCAACGGCTGGACCTTCGTCGATATCAAGGATCGGGACCTGGGGTCCTACGTGGAAGAGGCGCAACGGGTGGTTAACCGGCAGATCGATTTACCGGCCGGCTACTCCATTGCCTGGTCCGGGCAGTATGAATACATGGTGCGGGCCAAGGAGCGCCTGAAGGTCGTGGTGCCCCTGACGCTGGTGATTATTGTGCTGCTGTTGTATCTCAACTTCCGCAATATTATCGAGGTGCTGATCATCATGGGCACGCTGCCGCTGGCCCTGGTCGGGGGGTACTGGCTGCTTTACCTGCTCGGCTACAACATGTCGGTCGCCGTCGGCGTGGGCTTTATCGCCCTGGCCGGCGTGGCCGTGGAGATCGGGGTGGTGATGCTGGTCTATCTGAATCAGGCCTATCGCAACCAGATAGCCAATAAAGAACGCGTGCACGTGCCGAACCTGGAAGAACTCAAGCAGGCCGTCATCGAGGGTGCCCTGTTGCGGGTGCGCCCCATTATCATGACCGTGGCGGCCATTACCGGGGGGCTGTTGCCGATCATGCTGGGCGGCGGTA is a window of Thiohalophilus sp. DNA encoding:
- a CDS encoding efflux RND transporter permease subunit; the encoded protein is MIERIIDWSLRNRFLVLLLTVILCGWGWFAVKNTPLDAIPDLSDVQVIIKTTYPGQAPRVVEDQVTYPLTTAMLSVPGAKTVRGYSMFGDSFVYILFEDGTDPYWARSRVLEYLSQVEARLPEQARPALGPDATGVGWIYEYALVDRTGQHDLSQLRSLQDWFLKYELQTVSGVSEVATVGGMVKQYQVVLDPDKLRAYDLPLAKVRQAIRQGNQEAGGSVIEMAEAEYMVRATGYIQSKDDLKNIPLGVSEQGTPLLLGDIAEIRLGPQMRRGIAELNGEGEVAGGIVVMRYGENALKTIEGVKHKLAQLQNGLPDGVEIVETYDRSALINRAVDNLTGKLLEEFLIVALVCLVFLFHLRSALVAIISLPIGILGAFIVMYHQGINANIMSLGGIAIAIGAMVDAAIVMIENVHKHIEREPLTNENRWRIISEATREVGPALFFSLLIITLSFLPVFTLEAQEGRMFAPLAFTKTYAMAAAAGLSITLVPVLMGYFIRGHIRPEEKNPVNRILIKAYQPFIHTVLNKPKSVLGIALLVVLMTIWPVMNIGSEFMPDLDEGDLMYMPTTFPGLSIGKAQELLQQTDKLIMSVPEVERVFGKIGRAETATDPAPLTMIETTIQLKPRSEWREGMTTEKLKQELNDRVQFPGLTNSWVMPIKTRIDMLATGIKTPVGVKVSGPDLNVIQEIGQQIEEAVMQVPGTVSAYSERTVGGRYVTVDIDRRAASRVGLNIADVQNVVSTAIGGMQVDQTVEGLERYPINLRYPREVRESVDKLRDLPVITKQGARIPLSEVADIRVETGPAMIKSENARPNGWTFVDIKDRDLGSYVEEAQRVVNRQIDLPAGYSIAWSGQYEYMVRAKERLKVVVPLTLVIIVLLLYLNFRNIIEVLIIMGTLPLALVGGYWLLYLLGYNMSVAVGVGFIALAGVAVEIGVVMLVYLNQAYRNQIANKERVHVPNLEELKQAVIEGALLRVRPIIMTVAAITGGLLPIMLGGGTGSEVMRRIAAPMVGGMVSATILTLVVIPAVYFLWKQFEVKQFIEKGKIPGV
- a CDS encoding GxxExxY protein, which translates into the protein MEFIKVSSEVDKIAKEVVDSAFHVHKSLGPGLLESVYEACMLHELQKRGMKVESQKTISVIYDGLKIDAGLRLDLLVEDEVVVELKSVETILPVHDSQLLSYLKLANKRLGLLINFNVPVIKDGIRRRIL
- a CDS encoding efflux RND transporter periplasmic adaptor subunit; the encoded protein is MKLMKGLLILGLGLALAACGDDKTSSDTGSEATGQQETALEHAKKHTDPNYVCPMHPQIIRDEPGNCPICGMDLVEKEQDDASEDEGEKEILYYRHPHNPSITSKEPKKDEMGMDFVPVYDDGGGSSVKISPAVINNMGVRTAKAERDTLWRKIDTVGYVAYDESLISHIHLRTQGWIEKLYVEAEGERVEKGQLLYEVYAPELVNAQEEYVQALDSGRKSLIRASRERLVALGIGNEQIDKLRQTRQVSQYVKGYATQDGIVANLGVREGMYVKPQAEVMALADLSSVWIQAEVFESQVDWVEAGQPADVSLSYFPGRTWEGEVEYVYPSLNPKTRTLRVRLRFDNPDQTLKPNMFADISIYGGPKRDTVVIPQEALIRGGDEDRVILALEEGRFRPRTVVAGMASGDRVEIKHGLKAGERVVTSGQFLIDSEASLKASIKRMTSPADETAAESTSASSTITGTGVLHELEPEANSVNMSHDPIPAIDWPAMTMSFRVKPDVDLEPFSPDDKVEFDLEKGDDGYVIKAMRKRKE
- a CDS encoding TolC family protein — translated: MLRLFMLCGVVLATLTARPLLAASTLTLEESIRLALDNDPGFRINEARSAALKEQAVADNALPDPKLKLGLMNFPTDTFKRDQEPMTQVQVGIQQMFPAGDSLKYQSQRTLSRSRVQQHRSEDQRRQLVRDVRQAWLEWYYWHRAQKVVQENRNLYRSLVRVTESQYAAGRQQQQDVIRAELELGLLDDRLVDIRNQMEEAWATLARYLGDTPDAMSPPQPFPELPRPQSPRLDEHPQIQAARAEVDAEQNGVSLARQSYKPSWMLDVTYGGRDGLNPDGSGRSDFLSAMVLMDIPLFTDNYQDRKVAAGKQQLQGALYSLKDRQRELNRQWQASHTRWNNLADRLARYQDRLLPMARENARSALQGYQSRDAEFTALMRARIMQLDTELKALRLRTDHARAQAQLLYLAGVTQ